A genomic segment from Paenibacillus sp. FSL K6-1096 encodes:
- a CDS encoding MFS transporter gives MSLPVPPPERAVNRTAVKVVICLGAFLSNLSAGMFNISLVDISADLQIPVASAQWVVSIYLLVISVLLPVMGRLGDRFGRRKVHNLGLFAFAAGALGCALAQNEAMLLGFRVVQGAGASMYQATNMALIVSLFPAEQRGRALGLMSTFVAAGSMAGPGLGGFLIQWFAWESNFWLLAAAAAAVAVLAHRLIPGDTETAGGRINLAGAAWMAACLSSLMIAFDLGSRSSFLTLPVLLLLAVSVGLAAGYMAYVRFSQRMNPAADNDFSLFTDRSFVVGIVITVITYMAAFAAQLALPSLLRLSGAEPAWVGLIMIGYPLALVVTAPVSGNIADRKGPVGILTAGLLLMSITLLALGLGSPALSAGAMVLPVVLLGCAMGLITSPNTSIVMGLAPKAQLGRVSSVLALARNIGMMFGTAAGGLMIGSGNRPSGSYLAVFIVCAAAVGLSSIWPLYSFRHSSKRKGAEHLHMP, from the coding sequence ATGAGTCTCCCGGTGCCCCCGCCGGAGCGGGCCGTGAACCGTACGGCGGTCAAGGTGGTCATCTGTCTCGGGGCGTTCCTGTCGAATCTGTCCGCCGGGATGTTCAATATATCGCTGGTTGATATCTCGGCGGATCTGCAGATTCCGGTGGCCTCTGCGCAGTGGGTGGTCAGTATCTATCTGCTGGTGATCTCGGTGCTGCTCCCTGTAATGGGGAGGCTGGGGGACAGGTTCGGCCGCCGGAAGGTGCATAACCTGGGTCTGTTCGCCTTCGCGGCCGGAGCACTCGGCTGTGCGCTGGCCCAGAATGAAGCGATGCTGCTGGGCTTCAGAGTTGTGCAAGGGGCAGGGGCTTCTATGTATCAGGCGACCAACATGGCCCTGATTGTCTCGCTCTTTCCGGCGGAGCAGCGGGGCCGGGCGCTGGGGCTGATGAGTACCTTCGTCGCTGCGGGCTCGATGGCAGGCCCAGGGCTAGGCGGCTTCCTGATTCAGTGGTTTGCCTGGGAGAGCAACTTCTGGCTGCTGGCCGCGGCTGCGGCGGCTGTGGCTGTGCTCGCGCACAGACTGATTCCCGGGGATACGGAGACAGCCGGCGGGCGGATCAATCTGGCCGGAGCGGCCTGGATGGCCGCCTGCCTCTCCTCCCTGATGATTGCCTTCGATCTCGGCAGCCGCTCCTCTTTCCTGACACTGCCCGTACTGCTGCTGCTGGCGGTCTCAGTAGGGCTGGCTGCGGGATATATGGCATATGTCCGCTTCAGCCAGCGGATGAACCCGGCTGCGGATAACGACTTCAGCTTGTTCACGGACCGGAGCTTTGTGGTAGGGATCGTGATTACGGTTATTACGTATATGGCCGCTTTTGCCGCACAGCTGGCGTTGCCTTCACTGCTGCGCCTATCCGGCGCCGAGCCTGCGTGGGTGGGGCTGATTATGATCGGCTATCCGCTGGCGCTGGTGGTAACTGCCCCTGTCAGCGGGAATATTGCCGACCGTAAAGGACCGGTTGGTATCCTGACCGCCGGCCTGCTGCTGATGAGTATCACGCTGCTGGCGCTGGGCCTTGGCTCTCCGGCCTTGAGCGCGGGTGCAATGGTCCTGCCGGTTGTCCTCCTGGGCTGCGCGATGGGGTTGATTACTTCGCCTAACACAAGCATTGTTATGGGGCTGGCGCCGAAGGCGCAGCTTGGCCGGGTCAGCAGCGTGCTGGCTCTGGCCCGTAATATCGGTATGATGTTCGGAACGGCAGCGGGCGGCCTGATGATCGGCAGCGGGAACAGGCCAAGCGGAAGCTATCTGGCCGTGTTCATCGTCTGTGCAGCAGCAGTCGGCCTGTCCTCCATCTGGCCGCTGTACTCCTTCCGCCACAGCAGCAAGCGCAAAGGTGCAGAGCATCTGCACATGCCCTAA
- a CDS encoding transcription initiation factor TFIID encodes MIRDQAIHYAEQYAADEEAQHHKGDGRSSIHYPALFLFLGDKVTPAIGPVLARCERKWDNAGGVMALHAGPPSGSGSMQEKEGVQGRIGSGNSSVHERVMHMALPDTAGHDPRTVRRELYREFHEDSSYLAGMNRTLRHLSNSIADYGRLYSSFDVIHLSIVTRVDDPLNVLLPEVVLLARAILSQSFKSVQTDLYALINEREQGDNFGYSSSVGLAFLRELDGMQAADYVLNAPLLVTEEGLSIPVAHGPAPLFDLAYLLSDKNERGLMSVHGMDDNYEIIAHISLLKNRVRPAADQASGHGGYNNMTFKSGIRGSTGRQGYASAGFSAVRRPNRQIALAVLYHALHYLAGRLQAGQPRSLKERQALFGLGADSLRARAEELLPEEAGLAEMTGLMSHGRPSYSQLRMLSLREAEELLFGDGAEAYFRSNFAEVAARRAADLDPAREWAGVLAAGEQAAAPLTFYQLAEWTSGKAGDSGSVLEALRQHMGGLRSALLSAQEELERLYAESVERQPFQRVPLLDKRTVRNFIHYLFEAVYGRKYELLLLESELKLCLRYEAALEQLHADSKAKVAAMEALEEELQNVALVSIGRSKETVDQNIMEYYRTVTGEVMQEIESRRGAGIFFSERFLGSLSELLLRGKEAVVERLIELCRREVLTAAPFTLPFEEELLRRANVAAAYENRDIVSKEELFKQLYRRLEEEAAMNVRLFEYTQEHRHEEKYFFGDSSSEFLRYAFSADETTRIYRLGFVHEQRRSGVEKLNLMGGFHLEDLLYYRNGKVYYETYAGNGYQLHGLEEEQLPEMR; translated from the coding sequence ATGATCAGAGACCAGGCTATTCACTATGCGGAGCAATATGCCGCTGATGAGGAAGCGCAGCATCACAAGGGGGATGGACGCAGCAGCATCCATTACCCCGCGCTGTTCCTGTTCCTGGGCGATAAGGTGACCCCGGCCATCGGTCCGGTGCTGGCGCGCTGCGAGCGGAAATGGGACAATGCCGGCGGCGTCATGGCCCTGCATGCGGGTCCTCCCAGCGGCAGCGGCAGTATGCAGGAGAAGGAGGGGGTCCAGGGGCGGATCGGCAGCGGAAACAGCAGTGTCCATGAACGCGTGATGCACATGGCCCTGCCGGATACGGCGGGGCATGATCCGCGTACCGTCCGGCGTGAGTTGTACCGTGAATTTCATGAGGACAGCTCTTATTTGGCCGGAATGAACCGGACCCTGCGTCACTTAAGCAACAGCATAGCGGATTATGGGCGGCTGTACTCGTCTTTTGATGTGATTCATCTGAGTATCGTTACGCGGGTCGATGATCCGCTGAATGTGCTGCTCCCGGAGGTCGTGCTGCTGGCCCGGGCCATCCTCAGCCAGTCGTTCAAATCGGTGCAGACCGATCTGTATGCGCTGATCAACGAACGTGAGCAGGGGGATAACTTCGGGTATTCCAGCTCGGTCGGGCTGGCTTTTCTGCGTGAGCTGGACGGGATGCAGGCAGCGGACTACGTGCTGAACGCTCCGCTGCTGGTAACGGAGGAGGGCTTGTCCATCCCTGTGGCCCACGGGCCTGCGCCCTTGTTCGATCTGGCCTATCTGCTCTCGGACAAAAACGAGCGCGGGCTGATGTCCGTCCACGGGATGGATGACAATTATGAGATTATCGCCCACATCAGCCTGCTGAAGAACCGGGTCCGGCCTGCTGCCGATCAGGCCTCCGGCCACGGCGGCTACAACAATATGACCTTCAAGAGCGGCATCCGGGGCAGTACGGGCAGACAAGGCTACGCCTCCGCCGGATTCTCGGCGGTGCGCAGGCCGAACCGGCAGATTGCGCTGGCGGTGCTCTATCATGCCCTGCATTACCTTGCGGGCAGGCTGCAGGCCGGGCAGCCGCGCAGCCTGAAGGAGCGGCAGGCGCTGTTCGGTCTGGGAGCCGATTCCCTGCGCGCCCGCGCGGAAGAGCTGCTCCCGGAGGAAGCCGGTCTCGCAGAGATGACCGGGCTGATGAGCCATGGACGCCCGTCCTATTCGCAGCTCCGCATGCTGTCGCTGCGCGAAGCCGAGGAGCTGCTGTTCGGGGACGGGGCGGAGGCTTACTTCCGCAGTAATTTTGCGGAAGTGGCGGCACGCAGGGCCGCAGACCTTGACCCTGCCCGGGAGTGGGCAGGGGTGCTGGCTGCCGGGGAGCAGGCGGCTGCGCCGTTGACCTTCTACCAGCTGGCCGAATGGACCAGCGGGAAGGCCGGGGATAGCGGCAGCGTGCTGGAAGCGCTGCGCCAGCATATGGGCGGGCTGCGCTCCGCGCTGCTCTCCGCCCAGGAGGAGCTGGAGCGGCTCTACGCGGAGAGCGTGGAGCGCCAGCCGTTCCAGCGGGTGCCGCTGCTGGATAAGCGGACGGTGCGCAACTTCATTCATTATCTGTTCGAGGCCGTCTACGGCCGGAAATATGAGCTTCTGCTGCTGGAGAGCGAGCTTAAGCTCTGCCTCCGCTATGAAGCCGCGCTGGAGCAGCTCCATGCGGACAGCAAGGCCAAGGTTGCGGCGATGGAAGCGCTGGAGGAGGAGCTGCAGAACGTGGCTCTGGTCAGCATCGGCCGCAGCAAGGAGACGGTGGATCAGAACATCATGGAGTATTACCGCACGGTGACGGGTGAGGTTATGCAGGAGATCGAGAGCCGGCGCGGGGCCGGGATTTTCTTCAGCGAGCGGTTCCTGGGCAGCCTCTCGGAGCTGTTGCTGCGCGGCAAAGAGGCCGTGGTGGAGCGGCTGATCGAGCTCTGCCGCCGGGAGGTGCTGACGGCTGCGCCGTTCACCCTGCCGTTCGAGGAGGAGCTGCTGCGGCGGGCCAATGTCGCCGCCGCTTACGAGAACCGGGACATCGTCTCCAAGGAGGAGCTGTTCAAGCAGCTCTACCGGAGGCTGGAGGAGGAGGCGGCGATGAATGTCCGCTTGTTCGAATACACACAGGAGCACCGCCACGAAGAGAAGTATTTCTTCGGCGACAGCTCCTCCGAATTCCTGCGCTACGCCTTCAGCGCCGATGAGACGACCCGCATCTACCGGCTGGGCTTTGTGCATGAGCAGCGCAGAAGCGGCGTGGAGAAGCTGAACCTGATGGGCGGCTTCCACCTCGAAGACCTGCTCTATTACCGCAACGGCAAGGTCTATTACGAGACCTATGCCGGCAACGGCTACCAGCTGCACGGTCTGGAGGAAGAGCAGCTGCCGGAGATGAGATGA
- a CDS encoding cysteine hydrolase — MELTADLIIPDKTALIIVDVQNDYCHEEGALAAGGNDVSAVQEMMPQLHGLIAAARTQGVPVIYIQTYHEKATDSQVWTSRSGRGSLGVCRRGSWGAEFYEVDPLPGEIIVNKHRYSAFINTRLDSVLRSQRIETLIMTGVSTNVCVESTARDGFMLDYQIVMAQDACASYSRAAHEMTLENMRGYFGVVASAAEIEAGWKTWNPPVLQQLS, encoded by the coding sequence ATGGAGTTAACTGCCGATCTGATTATCCCTGATAAAACGGCCCTTATTATAGTAGATGTTCAGAATGATTATTGCCATGAGGAGGGCGCACTGGCTGCAGGAGGCAATGATGTGTCCGCTGTGCAGGAGATGATGCCGCAGCTGCACGGTTTGATTGCGGCGGCAAGAACGCAGGGGGTGCCGGTCATCTACATTCAGACCTATCATGAAAAGGCGACCGATTCCCAGGTCTGGACCTCCCGCTCCGGGCGCGGCTCGCTGGGCGTCTGCCGTCGGGGGAGCTGGGGGGCTGAATTCTACGAGGTGGACCCGCTTCCCGGGGAGATTATCGTCAATAAACACCGGTATAGCGCTTTTATCAATACCCGGCTGGATTCTGTGCTGCGCTCGCAGCGGATTGAAACGCTGATTATGACTGGGGTTAGCACCAATGTGTGCGTGGAGTCGACCGCAAGGGACGGGTTCATGCTCGATTATCAGATTGTGATGGCTCAGGACGCCTGTGCCTCCTATTCCCGGGCGGCGCATGAGATGACGCTGGAGAATATGAGAGGGTACTTCGGCGTGGTTGCTTCTGCCGCAGAGATTGAGGCAGGCTGGAAGACCTGGAACCCGCCTGTGCTGCAGCAGCTGTCATGA
- a CDS encoding vWA domain-containing protein, which produces MLRTERNFRTVKNRMLRLLPLLLLVLCITVSPFSAGRAGAASAAPSHIDAVLLIDVSNSMNKSDKNKIANEAMKMFIDMLSTQGDKVGIVAYTDKVEREKALLGIQSAGDKQDLKDFIDGLSRGPYTDLAIGMKEAVKVLENGSDPSHEPMIVMLADGNNDLNEASGRKQSDSDQELKAAVEAAKQKGYPVYTIGLNADGKLNKNILAGLSSETGGKAFTTNSADDLPQILSEIFASHLKLKVVPVPSITASGDFQDVTVNIPNSSVLEANISIMSSKPVTAKLSDPSGKEVAIPSDKVLLSKSSTYTLIKLLSPEQGDWKLQVKGVPQDKIDINLVFNYDLELKLDALPAKSYGKGDKVEISSHLYSNGAEVTEASLYQEMKAVLLATDVDTGQVQEIPLDNSGAAFKGAFEIQDSHEYKLKVRAEESSFYRESDELTINAKTGTVATAPPSAGEEPAAEEKSSGTLYYIIGGAVLLLAAIAAFLLLRRKANRGFVGQMVVEVLDNNTGDKTYPQYKKLSGFRGKFTLHQLLQLAPELKESEKLVFTPGTNDRLLLRSGEGITVERSGRAADTSRGLEMKSGDRVTVSLQTVDKTVLLEYLI; this is translated from the coding sequence ATGCTTCGGACAGAACGTAATTTCAGAACAGTCAAGAATAGAATGCTGCGCTTATTGCCGCTGTTGCTGCTGGTCCTGTGCATCACGGTATCCCCGTTCTCTGCGGGAAGAGCCGGTGCTGCTTCTGCAGCGCCCTCACACATCGATGCTGTGCTGCTGATTGATGTCAGCAACTCGATGAACAAGAGCGACAAGAACAAGATTGCCAACGAAGCGATGAAGATGTTCATCGATATGCTGTCCACGCAGGGCGACAAGGTAGGCATAGTGGCCTATACCGACAAGGTGGAACGCGAGAAGGCGCTGCTGGGCATTCAATCCGCAGGCGACAAGCAGGACCTGAAGGACTTCATCGACGGGCTGAGCCGCGGGCCCTACACGGATCTTGCCATCGGCATGAAGGAAGCGGTGAAGGTGCTGGAGAACGGCAGCGATCCCTCCCATGAGCCGATGATCGTGATGCTGGCGGACGGCAATAATGACCTCAACGAGGCCAGCGGCCGCAAGCAGTCCGACTCCGACCAGGAATTGAAGGCGGCGGTAGAAGCGGCGAAGCAGAAAGGCTATCCCGTCTACACCATCGGGCTGAACGCCGACGGCAAGCTGAACAAGAATATTCTGGCCGGGCTGTCCAGCGAGACAGGCGGCAAGGCATTCACGACCAATTCCGCCGATGATCTGCCGCAGATTCTGAGCGAGATTTTTGCCAGCCACCTGAAGCTGAAGGTTGTACCGGTGCCGTCCATTACGGCCAGCGGTGATTTCCAGGACGTAACGGTGAACATACCGAACAGCAGCGTGCTGGAAGCGAACATCTCGATCATGTCCTCGAAGCCGGTGACGGCGAAGCTGAGCGATCCTTCCGGGAAGGAAGTTGCCATCCCCTCGGATAAGGTGCTGCTGTCGAAGTCGTCCACCTACACCCTGATCAAGCTGCTCTCGCCGGAGCAGGGGGACTGGAAGCTGCAGGTCAAGGGTGTGCCGCAGGACAAGATCGACATTAATCTGGTGTTCAACTATGATCTGGAGCTGAAGCTGGATGCCCTGCCAGCCAAGTCTTACGGCAAGGGTGACAAGGTTGAGATCTCCTCCCATCTGTACAGCAACGGGGCGGAGGTAACGGAAGCCAGCCTGTATCAGGAGATGAAGGCGGTGCTGCTGGCGACCGATGTTGATACCGGTCAGGTGCAGGAGATTCCGCTGGACAATTCGGGCGCTGCGTTTAAGGGCGCTTTTGAGATACAAGACAGTCATGAATATAAGCTGAAGGTCCGGGCTGAAGAGAGCAGCTTCTACCGCGAGAGCGACGAGCTGACCATCAACGCGAAGACAGGGACGGTAGCGACCGCCCCGCCGTCAGCAGGTGAAGAACCGGCAGCGGAGGAGAAGTCCTCCGGCACTCTCTACTATATAATTGGCGGCGCTGTGCTGCTGCTGGCTGCGATTGCTGCATTCCTGCTGCTTCGCCGGAAGGCGAACCGCGGGTTCGTTGGACAGATGGTAGTGGAGGTGCTCGACAACAATACCGGGGACAAAACCTATCCGCAGTACAAGAAGCTCTCCGGCTTCCGCGGCAAGTTCACACTCCATCAGCTGCTGCAGCTGGCCCCGGAGCTGAAGGAAAGCGAGAAGCTGGTCTTCACTCCGGGAACGAATGACCGCCTGCTGCTGCGCAGCGGCGAAGGCATCACCGTAGAACGCTCAGGCCGTGCCGCCGATACGTCCCGGGGGCTGGAGATGAAGAGCGGTGACCGGGTAACGGTCTCCCTGCAGACGGTAGACAAGACGGTGCTATTGGAATATTTGATCTGA
- a CDS encoding ABC transporter substrate-binding protein: protein MKNVTKVKLSAVLLASVILLSGCGGKGNAEVDAAAAGNGAEKLKKLVIAEPLHYTGYLPLYVAQREGYFAEEGLEVEMLQAAGGTHVTSVVSGDAWAVIGGPESNALANIGNSDPIVSVSNVVNRANVYLMAKKGTAPAGSSDEELAAFLKGKKLNAGRHGGTPNLLTQYLLLELGLDPQKDVRLLEPADGSTVVAMVQQGAADIANGAEPQISDGIAKGVWDEPFYKFHDMGDYAYSVLSVKKSTLEKDPETVQKAVNAVVKALKAIQEDKELAMRVLKAEFPTLSDTAAQAALDRAYDDQLWSPDGVISQEALDKDMDVMIKTGIYKGEYTYDDLVDMQFVNQTAAK from the coding sequence ATGAAGAATGTAACCAAAGTGAAGCTGTCGGCCGTCCTGCTGGCCTCCGTAATTCTGCTGTCCGGCTGCGGCGGTAAAGGCAATGCTGAAGTGGATGCAGCCGCTGCCGGGAACGGTGCGGAGAAGCTGAAGAAGCTGGTTATCGCCGAGCCGCTGCATTATACAGGTTATCTGCCGCTGTATGTGGCGCAGCGCGAGGGGTATTTTGCCGAGGAGGGCCTTGAGGTGGAGATGCTTCAGGCTGCGGGCGGTACCCATGTGACCTCGGTGGTCAGCGGGGATGCCTGGGCGGTCATCGGCGGGCCGGAGTCCAATGCGCTGGCGAATATCGGCAACTCCGACCCGATTGTCTCGGTCAGCAATGTGGTGAACCGGGCGAATGTCTATCTGATGGCCAAAAAAGGGACAGCCCCGGCAGGCAGCTCAGACGAAGAATTGGCAGCCTTCCTGAAGGGCAAGAAACTGAATGCCGGGCGGCATGGCGGTACGCCTAATCTGCTGACCCAATATCTGCTGCTGGAGCTTGGGCTTGACCCGCAGAAGGATGTGCGGCTGCTGGAGCCGGCGGATGGCTCTACCGTGGTGGCGATGGTCCAGCAGGGAGCTGCGGATATTGCCAACGGCGCTGAGCCGCAGATCAGTGACGGGATTGCCAAGGGGGTGTGGGATGAACCCTTTTACAAGTTCCATGATATGGGGGATTATGCTTACTCGGTGCTGAGCGTGAAGAAGTCCACCCTGGAGAAGGACCCGGAGACCGTGCAGAAGGCGGTGAACGCCGTTGTTAAGGCACTGAAGGCTATTCAGGAGGATAAGGAGCTGGCGATGCGTGTTCTTAAGGCGGAATTCCCTACTCTCTCCGATACTGCTGCCCAGGCGGCCCTTGACCGGGCGTATGACGACCAGCTCTGGAGTCCGGATGGAGTGATCTCGCAGGAGGCGCTGGATAAGGATATGGATGTAATGATCAAGACCGGAATCTACAAAGGCGAGTATACCTATGATGACCTGGTCGATATGCAGTTTGTGAATCAAACAGCAGCAAAGTAA
- a CDS encoding tubulin-like doman-containing protein encodes MKPVVREHIQQLDVSLGGGIVSDKIRVDTIDNPILIIGLGGTGIDALLRLKYQINRRFKLPEDPLSKKKRDKPDNVEFLAFETNEQDRGKKYKGIGLDPQNEFVLLANAEIGGLLQNRSILDPYITNWLSPELSITDGMNGAAGVRQAGRLLLFTKINQVVAAIDKKIKTLSVGTSKKLMVFLLTGLSGGTGSGTFLDIAYIVRGIIERDYGAAGIDRVNTLGYLFTPDVNLANKSLSEHTREYIRKNGYAALKELDYWMNVDSRGERFRQQYGNILNVNSPLPPFNLCHLISATNTEGKLLENAYDYCMNVTAENITNFMASEEKASGEEFAIHDYISNIRTNIAQMNKTYPANYEYNIIGASSAVLPIEEMTTYLAYRLFDKMDKMFHHAPGQEDVEKMARKLGIDLDTMIKTFESRVPEPLPGYQNSERLSHANVIKNQVVSMDTELEQNFLARAREEYIKAKKQLPGEITRLFSEELERIFLHPEQGPFYVSRLLYTEKGFCILKLIQSYIEALRESLLRLPRDIETAQESAEDKLGDARSAFVSKEKKKNAYIEAKINEYWLHADVERTEQMIQFYEDLYELLNEENSRIYGVFTEILTALSSIFEKNGDILINGEEQADHKGNKTYYWNIVNVPDISATISKIMDQKDGDDLIRDFTREMLKHSGRWVKEQEIDIVRSISEFLSDKFGDLITRSMEDFLVMKYGREEPLDKFVERIIAGRLDEDAVPIFHLSNSSGSLHFPSWGFVSVPVKAPGILKGIRNYQNNALGKSQFTIKESEVKNRIFWLNTRNGVPLFVYTPLRVYEENYERTILDKEGIGRHLVMTDKDNWTYLPSPIPEKSWGDTYMNPRVREYNARVRADFARALEAGVILEKGADENTSSRFSVVFTKPFDLDKLLGGYDLQLDAPRPNLGEVRKAAEELKALRTGGLEREGVKDIFGSINLELAQENLIRSPQLIARVREELAKYDALAAKSKELETLVHQHLDEDKWLDQFIEALYTDTITKKGALYVYDRDEDEDAWEPFANLMKERSYVEYAVYRHFRALDEKSRSVLLRKAARRAGEMTAAEDVTPLLYKLEGMYVSFLEARDSLEYERVEHADGDEMYSFYKSLTGKLGSIRRKLK; translated from the coding sequence ATGAAACCGGTAGTAAGAGAACATATTCAGCAACTGGATGTATCGCTGGGCGGAGGGATCGTCAGCGACAAGATCAGAGTAGATACCATCGACAACCCGATTCTGATTATCGGGCTTGGCGGCACGGGGATCGACGCCCTGCTGCGGCTCAAATACCAGATTAACCGCCGCTTCAAGCTGCCGGAGGACCCGTTGTCCAAGAAGAAGCGGGATAAGCCCGACAACGTGGAATTCCTGGCCTTCGAGACCAACGAACAGGACCGCGGCAAAAAATACAAAGGCATCGGCCTCGACCCGCAGAACGAATTCGTGCTGCTGGCCAATGCCGAGATCGGCGGACTGCTGCAGAACCGCAGCATTCTCGACCCTTACATTACCAACTGGCTGTCGCCCGAGCTGAGTATCACCGACGGCATGAACGGAGCCGCCGGGGTGCGCCAGGCCGGACGCCTGCTGCTGTTCACGAAGATTAACCAGGTGGTTGCTGCGATTGACAAGAAGATCAAAACACTGTCTGTCGGCACCAGCAAGAAGCTGATGGTCTTCCTGCTCACCGGCCTGTCCGGCGGAACGGGCAGCGGAACCTTCCTCGACATCGCCTACATCGTGCGCGGTATTATTGAACGCGACTATGGCGCGGCCGGAATCGACCGTGTGAATACGCTCGGCTATCTGTTCACCCCGGATGTCAATCTGGCGAACAAGAGCCTCAGCGAGCATACCCGCGAATATATCCGCAAGAACGGCTATGCCGCGCTCAAAGAGCTGGATTACTGGATGAATGTTGACAGCCGGGGCGAGCGGTTCCGCCAGCAGTACGGCAATATTCTGAACGTCAACTCGCCGCTGCCGCCGTTCAATCTCTGTCACCTCATCTCCGCGACTAATACCGAGGGTAAGCTGCTGGAGAATGCCTATGATTACTGCATGAATGTGACGGCGGAGAATATTACGAACTTCATGGCCAGTGAAGAGAAAGCCTCCGGAGAAGAATTCGCCATCCATGACTATATCAGCAACATCCGGACTAACATTGCGCAGATGAACAAGACCTACCCGGCGAATTATGAATACAATATCATCGGTGCATCCTCGGCCGTGCTGCCGATTGAGGAAATGACGACCTATCTGGCCTACCGCCTCTTTGACAAAATGGACAAGATGTTCCACCACGCCCCCGGACAGGAGGATGTGGAGAAGATGGCGCGCAAGCTCGGCATCGATCTCGATACGATGATCAAGACGTTCGAATCCCGTGTGCCGGAGCCGCTGCCGGGCTACCAGAACAGCGAGCGCCTCAGCCATGCCAACGTAATCAAGAATCAGGTGGTCAGCATGGATACCGAGCTGGAGCAGAACTTCCTGGCCCGGGCCCGCGAGGAATATATCAAGGCGAAGAAGCAGCTGCCCGGAGAGATTACCAGACTATTCAGCGAAGAGCTGGAGCGCATCTTCCTGCATCCTGAGCAGGGGCCGTTCTATGTGTCGCGGCTGCTGTACACCGAGAAGGGCTTCTGCATCCTGAAGCTGATCCAGTCTTATATTGAAGCGCTGCGCGAGAGCCTGCTGCGTCTGCCGCGCGATATCGAGACCGCACAGGAGAGTGCAGAGGATAAGCTGGGCGATGCGCGGAGCGCTTTTGTCTCCAAGGAGAAGAAGAAGAATGCCTACATTGAGGCCAAAATCAATGAATACTGGCTGCACGCCGATGTCGAGCGTACCGAGCAGATGATCCAGTTCTACGAGGATCTGTACGAGCTGCTGAATGAAGAAAACAGCCGGATCTACGGCGTATTCACCGAGATTCTGACCGCGCTCAGCTCGATCTTCGAGAAGAACGGCGACATTCTGATCAATGGCGAGGAGCAGGCCGACCATAAAGGCAACAAAACCTACTACTGGAATATCGTCAACGTGCCGGATATCTCGGCGACCATCTCCAAAATCATGGACCAGAAGGACGGAGATGATCTGATCCGAGACTTCACGCGCGAAATGCTGAAGCATTCCGGGCGCTGGGTCAAGGAGCAGGAGATTGATATCGTCCGCTCCATCTCCGAATTCCTCAGCGACAAGTTCGGGGATCTCATTACCCGTTCGATGGAGGACTTCCTGGTGATGAAATACGGGCGCGAGGAGCCGCTCGATAAGTTCGTGGAGCGGATTATTGCCGGACGTCTGGATGAGGATGCGGTGCCGATTTTCCACCTCAGCAACAGCTCAGGCAGCCTGCACTTCCCGTCGTGGGGCTTCGTCTCTGTGCCGGTGAAGGCGCCGGGGATTCTCAAGGGTATCCGCAATTATCAGAACAATGCGCTGGGCAAATCGCAGTTCACGATCAAGGAGAGCGAGGTCAAGAACCGGATTTTCTGGCTGAATACACGCAACGGGGTTCCGCTGTTCGTCTACACGCCGCTGCGGGTGTACGAGGAGAACTACGAGCGGACCATTCTCGACAAGGAGGGTATCGGCCGCCATCTGGTGATGACCGACAAGGACAACTGGACGTACCTGCCGTCGCCGATCCCGGAGAAGTCATGGGGCGATACCTACATGAATCCGCGGGTCCGTGAGTATAATGCCCGGGTTCGGGCGGATTTTGCCCGTGCGCTGGAAGCGGGTGTCATTCTGGAAAAAGGTGCCGATGAGAATACGAGCAGCCGCTTCTCGGTGGTGTTCACGAAGCCGTTTGACCTTGATAAGCTGCTGGGCGGTTATGATCTGCAGCTGGACGCGCCGCGCCCGAATCTGGGTGAAGTGCGCAAGGCGGCGGAAGAGCTCAAAGCGCTCCGTACGGGCGGTCTTGAACGCGAAGGCGTGAAGGATATCTTCGGCAGCATCAATCTGGAGCTGGCCCAGGAGAACCTGATCCGTTCCCCGCAGCTGATTGCCCGTGTCCGCGAGGAGCTGGCGAAATACGATGCGCTGGCGGCCAAGTCGAAGGAGCTGGAGACGCTGGTGCATCAGCATCTGGATGAGGACAAGTGGCTGGACCAGTTCATTGAAGCGCTGTACACCGATACGATTACCAAAAAAGGTGCGCTCTACGTCTACGACCGCGACGAGGACGAGGATGCCTGGGAGCCGTTCGCGAATCTGATGAAGGAACGCAGCTACGTGGAGTATGCTGTCTACCGTCATTTCCGTGCGCTCGATGAGAAGAGCCGCAGTGTGCTGCTGCGCAAGGCGGCGCGCCGGGCCGGAGAGATGACAGCGGCCGAGGATGTGACTCCGCTGCTGTATAAGCTGGAAGGGATGTATGTCTCCTTCCTGGAAGCGCGCGACAGCCTGGAATATGAGCGGGTTGAGCATGCGGATGGCGATGAGATGTACAGCTTCTACAAGAGCCTGACCGGCAAGCTCGGCAGTATCCGCAGAAAGCTGAAGTAA